One genomic region from Bacillus aquiflavi encodes:
- a CDS encoding transposase, whose protein sequence is MLQTILGMQPVFTAVIIAEIGHIERYSSEEKIGQTCRPLLAESTSWIALRQTIHCYHRWESVS, encoded by the coding sequence GTGTTACAAACAATACTTGGAATGCAACCTGTTTTCACAGCTGTTATTATTGCTGAAATTGGCCACATTGAACGCTATTCTAGTGAAGAGAAAATCGGCCAAACATGCAGGCCTTTATTAGCGGAAAGCACCAGTTGGATCGCTTTACGGCAGACGATACACTGTTACCACAGATGGGAATCAGTATCTTAG
- a CDS encoding SH3 domain-containing protein codes for MVKTLQKYFTIPILTVFIFATFFANIVHAQSEDDRLQDYVFTLAEAINDVELVHPEESYKITISKDSQIPIVIDEETSEGYAIINNDKILLNLNNFNVLDEEPIIPENLDDRFQYEMVDSQNIEFTNEALEKIGELLTTKTILLSDHDEEHFFFYFGSSKMLIKKSLISPGNLTLVDDSNEESEEDKQISESEEDKAVQEEDKQTEEKDKQTEEKDSLIVEEESKESETIKSLLPEVNEKDSTTLNSLQATTTSGKYVKINSSKAEVYLNEKASTVVGTVNEGQEFKIIEETPDFIKIQFGNQLGFIRKASITQSDGSSIKNLNTNYTNSSKTFRAINEVIVYDNTSGSLVPMGTIKNNIDYPIVEQTSQDWYRVLLGNRVGYVYRPHIIIKIQEQDKYFQTIYSQTPVVVNRSGGSDVVGYLSGRQEFEILSHIDGFVRIQYSNGIGYVKNSLITASNGYTIKNKNSGYTNSSRFITPIVNVPIYDNSSGKLVSMGTLNKGESYVIVDQSSKDWYRVLFGGRVGYIYKPHVHDPVLSTDKYMTLMYSSVPVVQSNGQVGELKGKGHQFPILSTTSDGFIRIQFGDSVGYVKGSHVSGTQVFVMNDLNPGLANSSKRIKVTKQVNIYSSQSKDSFVTASLNEGVSYPIVQDTSSLWVQVSIGQRLGYVYKADVEYLFDSNDQYFTTARDGVPIHVNGANGDEIVGTLVKGEKYKIFKSISGFVGLKFGDKIGYVRTSEVEPTNGSGLKNIDNGEPLSGNYIQTKVETSVYDNTSGSLVEYAKIKPGQSYPVIRQTSKDWLMVSLGGRIGYVYRPHVKYTSTQYRYIYYDMTLDEMVKKQVNAGAQTDKRYDTYVSKTYINRTSSSSGTVTVDGLNVRGGPGTTYWIVGQLLKGQTIEIYGETNGWLRFRYPKTWKNASPEDVKYYLNPNNFSSASKDYLQFLLLTESMNLDPNEVNNKILTNKGILENKAHAFIEAGRVNHINEIYLISHALLETSNGNSKLATGVLVSSVDGKPVEPKVVYNMYGIGALDSCAVRCGSERAYKEGWFNPEKAIIDGAKWISRGYINNPNYDQNTLYKMRWNPAYAVNNPPTHQYATDIGWAVKQTSRMYELFSLLDNYDMVFDVPQYKK; via the coding sequence ATGGTAAAGACATTACAGAAGTATTTTACTATCCCCATTTTAACTGTATTTATATTTGCTACTTTTTTTGCAAATATTGTACATGCCCAAAGTGAAGATGATCGTCTTCAAGATTATGTTTTCACTTTAGCAGAGGCGATAAATGATGTTGAACTTGTTCATCCAGAAGAATCTTACAAAATAACAATTTCAAAAGATTCTCAAATTCCTATTGTAATAGATGAAGAAACTAGTGAAGGATATGCAATTATTAATAATGATAAGATTTTGTTAAATCTTAATAATTTTAATGTACTAGATGAAGAGCCAATCATTCCTGAAAATTTAGATGACCGTTTTCAATATGAAATGGTAGATTCACAAAACATAGAGTTTACAAATGAAGCTCTTGAAAAAATAGGGGAATTATTGACAACAAAAACAATTCTTCTATCAGATCATGATGAGGAGCATTTCTTTTTCTATTTTGGAAGCAGTAAAATGTTAATTAAAAAAAGCTTAATATCTCCTGGAAATTTAACTTTAGTTGACGACTCAAATGAAGAGTCAGAAGAAGATAAACAAATTTCAGAATCAGAAGAAGATAAAGCGGTTCAAGAGGAAGATAAGCAAACTGAAGAGAAAGATAAGCAAACTGAAGAGAAAGATTCATTAATCGTTGAGGAAGAAAGTAAAGAATCAGAAACAATTAAATCTCTTTTACCAGAAGTTAACGAAAAAGATTCTACAACTTTAAACAGTTTACAAGCAACAACAACTTCTGGAAAGTATGTAAAAATCAATTCTTCAAAAGCGGAAGTTTATTTAAATGAAAAAGCCAGTACTGTTGTAGGAACAGTTAATGAAGGTCAAGAGTTTAAAATTATTGAGGAGACACCTGATTTCATAAAGATCCAATTTGGAAATCAGTTAGGATTTATACGAAAAGCTTCGATAACCCAGTCTGACGGTTCTTCAATAAAAAATCTAAATACGAACTATACTAATAGTAGTAAAACATTTCGAGCAATTAATGAAGTAATCGTTTATGATAATACGTCAGGTTCACTCGTTCCAATGGGTACTATAAAAAATAATATTGATTATCCGATTGTTGAACAAACTTCTCAAGACTGGTATCGAGTATTACTTGGGAACAGAGTAGGTTATGTTTATAGACCTCATATCATTATTAAAATACAAGAACAAGATAAATATTTTCAAACTATATATAGTCAAACACCAGTCGTTGTCAATAGATCTGGAGGGTCAGATGTAGTAGGTTATTTATCGGGTAGACAAGAATTTGAAATATTATCCCATATTGATGGGTTCGTCAGAATTCAATATAGTAATGGTATCGGTTATGTAAAAAATTCTTTAATTACAGCAAGTAATGGATATACAATTAAAAACAAAAACTCAGGCTACACAAATAGTTCGAGATTCATTACACCAATAGTTAATGTTCCTATTTATGATAATTCTTCAGGCAAATTAGTTTCAATGGGAACTTTAAATAAGGGAGAAAGTTATGTAATCGTTGATCAGTCTTCTAAAGATTGGTATCGAGTATTATTTGGTGGACGGGTTGGCTATATTTATAAACCACACGTTCATGATCCAGTTTTATCTACAGATAAGTATATGACCTTAATGTATTCATCTGTACCAGTAGTTCAATCAAACGGTCAAGTAGGTGAGCTAAAAGGAAAGGGACACCAGTTCCCTATATTGAGTACAACATCAGACGGTTTTATAAGAATTCAATTTGGCGATAGTGTTGGATATGTAAAAGGCAGTCACGTATCTGGAACGCAAGTTTTTGTGATGAATGATCTTAACCCTGGTTTAGCAAATTCTAGTAAACGCATAAAAGTTACTAAGCAAGTTAATATATACAGTAGTCAAAGTAAAGATTCTTTTGTAACAGCTTCATTAAATGAAGGAGTTTCATACCCAATTGTACAAGATACATCTTCTTTATGGGTTCAAGTAAGTATTGGACAGCGTTTAGGCTATGTTTACAAAGCTGATGTTGAGTATCTTTTTGATTCAAATGATCAGTATTTTACAACAGCACGTGATGGTGTTCCTATCCATGTGAATGGAGCAAATGGTGATGAAATTGTTGGAACACTTGTAAAAGGAGAAAAGTATAAAATATTTAAATCTATTTCAGGCTTTGTTGGCTTAAAATTTGGAGATAAAATTGGTTATGTTAGAACTAGTGAAGTCGAGCCAACAAATGGATCTGGATTAAAAAATATAGACAATGGTGAACCTTTATCAGGAAACTATATTCAAACAAAAGTGGAAACTTCGGTATATGATAACACATCGGGTTCATTGGTAGAATATGCGAAAATTAAACCTGGACAAAGTTACCCTGTAATTAGACAAACATCAAAAGATTGGCTAATGGTTTCCTTAGGCGGACGAATAGGTTATGTTTACCGTCCTCATGTCAAATATACCAGTACACAATATCGCTATATATATTATGATATGACGTTAGATGAAATGGTAAAAAAACAAGTTAATGCAGGAGCGCAGACTGATAAGCGATATGATACATATGTAAGTAAAACATATATCAATCGAACATCTTCTTCTTCAGGTACGGTCACAGTAGATGGGCTAAACGTTAGAGGTGGTCCTGGGACAACATATTGGATTGTTGGTCAACTTCTTAAAGGGCAAACTATAGAAATATATGGAGAAACAAATGGTTGGTTAAGGTTTAGATATCCAAAAACTTGGAAAAACGCTTCACCTGAAGATGTAAAATATTATCTTAACCCAAATAATTTTTCTTCTGCAAGCAAAGATTACTTACAGTTTTTATTGTTAACTGAATCAATGAATTTAGATCCAAATGAAGTGAATAATAAAATTTTAACGAATAAAGGAATATTAGAAAATAAAGCACATGCCTTTATTGAAGCAGGTCGTGTGAATCATATTAACGAAATTTATTTAATTTCACATGCTTTACTTGAAACAAGTAATGGTAATTCAAAGCTTGCTACCGGTGTTTTAGTTTCATCTGTTGATGGAAAACCTGTTGAACCAAAAGTTGTTTACAATATGTATGGGATTGGAGCGCTTGATAGTTGTGCTGTGCGATGTGGATCAGAAAGAGCTTATAAAGAAGGATGGTTTAATCCTGAAAAAGCAATCATTGATGGTGCAAAATGGATATCTAGAGGTTATATAAATAATCCAAACTACGATCAAAATACTTTATATAAAATGCGCTGGAATCCTGCATATGCAGTTAATAATCCGCCAACCCACCAATATGCAACAGATATCGGCTGGGCTGTTAAACAGACTTCCCGGATGTATGAATTATTTTCACTTTTAGATAACTATGATATGGTCTTTGATGTACCTCAATATAAAAAATAA
- a CDS encoding polysaccharide biosynthesis protein, giving the protein MYEIVSFGMFLIAILTIMFKDLIVLLLGAEYRTATFIMPFLVFMPVMYTISETTVIGINFYKKTRWHLFITIIVFFVNLGMTFVLVPKMGATGAAIATGLSFIIFMFLRTLISKKYFNVDYKLYKFFFITILVALYALYNSFYSWSWLNVLLGALMIGSLSIFYRKTIKLVIKEKDKLFKKGEERG; this is encoded by the coding sequence ATGTACGAAATAGTCTCTTTTGGGATGTTTTTAATTGCAATATTGACAATTATGTTTAAAGATTTGATTGTTTTACTGTTAGGTGCTGAGTATAGAACTGCAACATTTATCATGCCTTTTTTAGTTTTTATGCCAGTTATGTATACAATTTCTGAAACAACTGTAATTGGTATAAATTTTTATAAAAAAACAAGATGGCATTTATTTATAACGATTATCGTTTTCTTTGTTAATCTTGGTATGACGTTTGTTCTTGTGCCTAAAATGGGTGCAACTGGTGCTGCCATTGCTACAGGCTTATCTTTTATTATATTTATGTTTTTACGTACTTTAATTTCAAAAAAATATTTTAATGTTGACTATAAACTGTATAAATTTTTCTTCATTACAATACTTGTAGCATTATATGCACTTTACAACTCTTTTTATAGTTGGAGTTGGCTAAATGTATTATTAGGTGCTTTGATGATCGGTAGTTTAAGTATTTTTTATCGAAAAACAATTAAATTAGTAATAAAAGAAAAAGATAAATTATTCAAAAAAGGCGAGGAGAGAGGTTAA
- a CDS encoding lipopolysaccharide biosynthesis protein — protein sequence MAGNKLFSKFLSFSFGSWVALGIGVISTPIITRLFSPKDFGLGSMYVLFFNIIVLVSLLGTDQAFVRFFYVEEENHRAVLLKKCIRMTIVAFILSSIVILFFSKPLSLFMFNQDSTFLILLVLLGALFQIIYRFSTLVIRMEQKGLIYSIVQIAAKILELLGVLLFVFLLGSSFHTYIYSYLFWLVIAALLTVFLTRHYWFSNRQKTTLKTTDKEIIYFLIPLVFTSLIYWLMQSIDRFALKAWASAEELGLYVAAFKVIALLNIFQTTFSTFWSPVSYDHYEKNPNDKVFYTKKCTK from the coding sequence ATGGCAGGCAATAAGTTGTTTTCAAAATTTCTTTCCTTTTCGTTTGGAAGTTGGGTGGCTCTAGGAATTGGAGTTATTTCAACACCAATCATAACGAGATTATTTAGTCCTAAAGATTTTGGACTAGGATCGATGTATGTATTGTTTTTTAATATTATTGTTCTTGTTTCATTATTGGGAACGGATCAAGCATTTGTACGCTTCTTTTATGTGGAAGAAGAGAATCACCGTGCTGTTTTATTAAAGAAGTGTATTAGAATGACGATAGTAGCTTTTATATTGTCGTCAATTGTAATTCTTTTCTTTAGTAAACCATTATCTTTATTTATGTTCAATCAGGATAGTACTTTCTTGATTTTATTAGTTTTACTAGGAGCATTATTTCAAATTATTTATCGCTTCTCAACTTTAGTAATACGGATGGAGCAAAAAGGACTAATATACTCTATTGTCCAGATAGCAGCAAAAATTTTAGAATTACTAGGAGTTTTACTATTCGTCTTTCTATTGGGAAGCAGTTTTCATACATATATCTATAGTTATTTATTTTGGTTAGTGATAGCAGCTTTACTTACAGTTTTTTTAACAAGGCATTATTGGTTTTCAAATAGACAAAAAACCACTTTAAAAACAACAGACAAGGAAATTATATATTTTTTAATTCCGTTAGTGTTTACATCACTCATCTACTGGCTCATGCAATCAATTGATCGTTTTGCACTAAAAGCTTGGGCATCTGCAGAGGAGTTAGGATTATACGTTGCGGCTTTTAAAGTCATTGCACTACTTAATATTTTCCAAACGACGTTTTCTACGTTTTGGTCTCCTGTTAGCTACGATCATTATGAAAAAAATCCTAATGATAAAGTGTTCTATACAAAAAAATGTACGAAATAG
- a CDS encoding glycosyltransferase, with translation MKVLIIPSWYSTDDNPINGIFFKEQAVALSEHQLDIRVAFPELISMKKFSKFGLHKLGYRVETKPVFTGRNIQYLYFPFNIAYSYGYFFRKYLLKIMEKFEKEGWIPDIIHAHSALWGGWAAISLKGKYSVPLIITEHFSGFITGKLNKTQLSAAKIAFEHSDKIIAVGPTLQEKLSELVDSNKITLIPNIVDVENFTVEERKRESSHFTFLSIGFLKYNKRMDLLIKAFHQAFSNQKHMLLNIIGDGEQYSQLKQLIDDLNMNDQIKLLGRKSREDVKVYLNSCDAFVLASEFETFGVSFIEALACGKPIIATDSGGPSMIVNESNGFLVPKNNEQELANAMKKLTENYHSYHPSVIRNNCEQKFGKETITKQIISEYKMQLES, from the coding sequence ATGAAAGTATTAATAATTCCATCATGGTATTCAACAGATGATAATCCAATTAACGGTATTTTTTTCAAAGAGCAAGCCGTAGCGTTAAGCGAACATCAGCTTGATATAAGAGTTGCATTTCCAGAATTAATAAGTATGAAAAAGTTTTCGAAATTTGGACTACATAAACTTGGCTATCGAGTAGAAACTAAGCCTGTTTTTACTGGAAGAAACATACAATATCTGTACTTTCCTTTTAATATCGCATACTCATACGGTTATTTCTTCCGGAAATATTTATTAAAAATTATGGAAAAGTTTGAGAAAGAGGGATGGATTCCTGATATTATTCATGCCCATTCAGCATTGTGGGGTGGTTGGGCAGCTATAAGCTTGAAAGGTAAATATTCTGTTCCCTTAATCATCACTGAACATTTTAGCGGTTTTATAACAGGGAAGTTAAATAAAACTCAGTTATCCGCAGCCAAAATTGCGTTTGAACATAGTGATAAAATTATTGCAGTAGGGCCAACTTTACAAGAGAAGCTTTCAGAGCTAGTTGATTCAAACAAAATTACACTTATTCCCAATATAGTTGACGTTGAAAATTTCACAGTAGAGGAAAGAAAAAGAGAATCATCTCATTTTACATTTTTATCAATTGGTTTTTTAAAATATAATAAACGAATGGATTTATTAATTAAAGCATTCCATCAAGCTTTTTCAAATCAAAAACATATGTTGTTAAATATAATTGGTGACGGAGAACAATACAGTCAACTGAAACAATTAATTGATGATTTAAACATGAATGATCAAATTAAGTTATTGGGCAGGAAATCAAGAGAAGATGTTAAGGTGTATTTAAATAGTTGTGATGCATTTGTACTTGCGAGTGAATTTGAGACTTTTGGTGTCTCATTTATAGAAGCTTTAGCATGTGGCAAACCGATTATTGCGACGGATTCTGGCGGTCCATCAATGATTGTTAATGAGTCGAACGGCTTTTTAGTTCCTAAAAATAATGAACAGGAATTAGCTAATGCAATGAAAAAACTAACTGAAAATTACCACTCATATCATCCGTCTGTTATTAGAAATAACTGCGAGCAAAAATTCGGAAAGGAAACTATTACGAAGCAAATTATTTCTGAGTATAAAATGCAGTTAGAAAGTTAG
- a CDS encoding glycosyltransferase family protein yields the protein MTDFLFVTYLFSPKDGVGSTRSRAIYSFLKSKNIDIDIISRDTYGKNKSFPLWTMRTFFSILKSKRRTVYVSCGPFTHLIFVTIAAKLSRKRLIIDFRDPWSLNIKNNYGKKKRQTESIFKRYKRSLKIKISELVEKFIYKQCNSFIVCTNGMYESYRSLFKNDDKLHLIINGHTVDVKAKLKTIPNTVKFVCLGKFAEYNPNKALHCLKKINALIKQNPHIKYELIFVGTDPAINLEIIKAAHLDRIAKFIPRKSYKEAIQIAESCDIGLAIVRDEFIELGTKAFDYIGLHLPIFDCFEKDNNFRDFFKNYLSNGEKITITINDAMKFRREQILEENLNVFINSNNS from the coding sequence ATGACCGACTTTTTATTTGTTACATATCTTTTCTCACCGAAAGACGGTGTCGGATCTACACGATCACGGGCAATCTATTCTTTCTTAAAATCTAAAAATATCGATATAGATATTATTAGCAGAGATACGTACGGTAAAAATAAATCATTTCCTTTATGGACAATGCGTACATTTTTTTCGATTTTAAAAAGCAAGCGAAGAACAGTATATGTTTCTTGTGGACCATTTACTCATCTTATTTTCGTTACTATTGCTGCTAAGCTTTCTCGAAAACGATTAATTATTGATTTTCGTGATCCATGGTCATTAAACATTAAAAATAATTACGGCAAAAAAAAGAGACAGACAGAAAGCATTTTCAAACGGTATAAACGTTCGCTCAAAATTAAGATCTCGGAATTGGTGGAAAAATTTATATACAAACAATGCAATTCATTTATTGTCTGTACAAACGGTATGTATGAATCATATCGCTCACTTTTCAAAAATGATGATAAGCTACATTTGATCATTAACGGCCATACAGTTGATGTTAAAGCCAAGCTTAAAACGATACCTAATACAGTTAAATTTGTTTGTCTCGGTAAATTTGCTGAATATAATCCGAATAAAGCTTTACATTGCTTAAAAAAAATCAATGCACTTATTAAACAAAACCCACACATTAAATACGAGCTTATTTTTGTTGGGACTGATCCAGCTATTAACCTTGAGATTATAAAAGCAGCCCATCTAGATAGAATTGCAAAATTCATTCCAAGAAAAAGTTATAAAGAAGCAATTCAAATTGCTGAATCATGTGATATAGGGCTGGCGATAGTTAGAGATGAATTTATAGAATTAGGGACAAAGGCATTTGATTATATAGGATTGCATCTTCCGATCTTTGATTGTTTTGAAAAAGATAACAATTTCAGAGACTTTTTCAAAAACTATTTATCAAATGGTGAAAAAATAACGATCACTATTAATGATGCCATGAAGTTTCGTAGAGAACAAATTCTCGAAGAAAATCTTAATGTTTTTATTAATAGTAACAATTCTTAG
- a CDS encoding O-antigen ligase family protein, whose protein sequence is MNASLNFRKYLFFLITILVFLDPLLFKIDLGPITITSLRVILIISIYYFLYELIFKPKWANYNEIRIYLLFFLIWFSYGGVAVLWSNDPNLAIRQLYYFSMFILFILLLVKVLSAQESYKWVYRIFWVIGVLMVGLSFIEMITNIHLPTSRLYNQDTAQYISTGFFYNENDHAYFLVLIAPFFLLNITRKKILLSIINAMIYAAIFIVIYINDSKAALISLFLQIVIMNLFILDYKKIYKVLLSSVALFGIIGVFFFTPVGEKVLTILNSLKFSNGSAFVRLNLYLNGLYALSDHWFFGVGPGNFITNIYENFNTGGIINPHNWWIEILTEYGVFIFGLYLLFFVSLIIQLFKIGKSKISESKVSIALFLSFIGFILASIGPSSLFYHWTMWLFYGVAIAIINNVRIKQKKTLNIKQK, encoded by the coding sequence TTGAATGCAAGTTTGAATTTTAGGAAATATCTTTTTTTCTTAATTACTATTCTAGTTTTTTTGGATCCTCTATTATTTAAAATAGATTTAGGACCGATTACGATAACTAGTTTGCGAGTAATACTTATAATCTCAATTTATTACTTTCTTTATGAGCTTATTTTCAAACCAAAATGGGCAAATTATAATGAAATCAGAATTTATCTATTGTTTTTTTTGATCTGGTTTTCATATGGCGGGGTAGCTGTTCTTTGGTCAAACGATCCAAACTTAGCGATTAGACAGCTATACTATTTTTCAATGTTTATTTTGTTTATACTTTTGCTAGTTAAAGTGTTATCAGCTCAGGAAAGTTATAAATGGGTTTACCGTATATTTTGGGTCATTGGTGTGTTGATGGTAGGACTATCATTTATCGAAATGATTACGAATATTCATTTGCCTACATCAAGATTATATAATCAGGACACTGCTCAATATATATCAACAGGATTTTTCTATAATGAAAATGATCATGCGTATTTCTTAGTGTTAATTGCTCCTTTTTTCCTATTAAACATAACACGAAAAAAAATCTTATTAAGTATTATTAACGCAATGATTTATGCTGCTATTTTCATTGTCATTTATATAAATGATTCGAAAGCAGCTTTAATTTCATTATTCTTGCAAATAGTTATTATGAATCTTTTTATTTTGGATTATAAGAAAATCTATAAGGTACTACTTAGTTCTGTTGCTCTTTTTGGTATAATAGGTGTCTTTTTCTTTACACCTGTTGGAGAAAAGGTGCTTACTATATTAAATAGTTTAAAGTTTTCTAATGGATCTGCGTTCGTAAGGTTAAATTTATATTTAAACGGTTTATATGCTTTATCAGATCACTGGTTTTTTGGTGTAGGACCTGGAAACTTTATTACAAATATTTATGAAAATTTTAATACTGGTGGAATTATTAACCCGCATAATTGGTGGATAGAAATATTAACTGAATATGGAGTTTTTATATTCGGTCTTTACTTGCTTTTTTTTGTATCGCTTATTATACAATTATTTAAAATAGGTAAGAGTAAAATTAGTGAAAGTAAAGTTTCTATCGCCTTATTTCTGAGCTTTATTGGTTTTATATTAGCATCGATAGGACCAAGCAGTTTATTTTATCATTGGACAATGTGGCTATTTTATGGAGTCGCAATAGCGATTATTAATAATGTTAGGATAAAGCAAAAAAAGACCCTTAATATAAAACAAAAATAA
- a CDS encoding nucleotide sugar dehydrogenase codes for MSLYQELLNKIETKEAVIGVVGLGYVGLPLAVEKAKAGFKVIGFDIQPQRVDWVNEGHNYIGDVVDEDLKEVVKNGLLKATTDYNQINEIDAVAICVPTPLDLYMQPDTSYVRSSSQEIAKYVKEGTLVVLESTTYPGTTEEIIRPEFEKKGFKVGENIFIAYSPERVDPGNKQFKTKNTPKVVGGITDKCTKVASSLYRSVLAGDVHEVTSPAVAEMEKIFENTFRHLNIALANEMAILCDKMGIDVWEVIDAAKTKPYGFMAFYPGPGLGGHCIPIDPFYLTWKAREYNYHTRLIELAGEINNSMPEYVVNKTMEILNSKGKTVQNASILVYGVAYKKDIDDVRESPSLPILSMLNKLGAKTLAIDPYVKSFKLDGQVIYTVNSDEVNLNEADLALILTDHSDVDYKKIYESNITIYDTKNALGMFEEPGKYYKL; via the coding sequence ATGTCTTTATATCAAGAATTACTTAACAAAATTGAAACAAAAGAAGCAGTGATTGGAGTAGTAGGTCTTGGTTACGTTGGACTTCCTCTTGCAGTTGAAAAAGCTAAAGCGGGTTTTAAAGTAATCGGCTTTGATATACAGCCACAACGTGTGGACTGGGTAAATGAGGGGCATAACTATATTGGAGATGTTGTTGACGAAGATCTAAAAGAAGTAGTTAAAAATGGGTTGCTAAAAGCTACAACAGATTATAATCAAATTAATGAAATTGATGCTGTAGCGATATGTGTACCTACACCTTTAGATTTATATATGCAGCCTGATACTTCATATGTTAGGTCATCTTCACAAGAAATTGCAAAATATGTAAAAGAAGGGACATTAGTTGTTTTAGAATCGACAACATATCCAGGAACAACGGAGGAAATTATTCGACCTGAGTTTGAGAAAAAAGGCTTTAAAGTTGGTGAAAATATTTTTATTGCTTATTCTCCAGAACGTGTTGATCCAGGAAATAAACAGTTTAAAACAAAAAATACACCAAAAGTAGTTGGTGGTATAACTGATAAATGTACAAAAGTTGCATCATCTTTATATCGATCGGTATTAGCGGGTGATGTACATGAAGTGACAAGTCCAGCGGTTGCAGAAATGGAAAAAATTTTTGAAAATACATTTAGACACCTTAACATTGCTTTAGCAAATGAAATGGCAATTTTGTGCGATAAAATGGGGATAGACGTATGGGAAGTTATTGATGCAGCCAAAACGAAACCATACGGATTTATGGCATTCTATCCTGGACCAGGATTAGGAGGCCATTGTATTCCGATAGACCCATTCTATTTAACATGGAAAGCTCGTGAGTACAATTATCATACACGATTGATAGAACTGGCAGGAGAAATCAACAATTCAATGCCAGAATATGTTGTTAATAAAACAATGGAAATATTAAATAGCAAGGGAAAAACCGTTCAAAATGCCTCAATCCTAGTGTATGGTGTTGCATATAAGAAGGATATTGATGATGTACGGGAATCACCATCACTTCCAATTTTATCAATGCTAAATAAATTAGGAGCTAAAACACTTGCTATAGATCCGTATGTAAAATCATTTAAATTAGATGGACAAGTTATTTATACTGTTAATAGCGATGAAGTAAATTTAAATGAAGCTGATTTAGCTTTGATCTTAACAGATCATAGTGATGTGGATTATAAAAAGATTTATGAAAGTAATATAACAATATATGATACAAAAAATGCACTTGGGATGTTCGAAGAACCAGGGAAGTATTACAAATTGTAA